In Astatotilapia calliptera chromosome 23, fAstCal1.2, whole genome shotgun sequence, a genomic segment contains:
- the LOC113016135 gene encoding 2-oxoglutarate receptor 1 isoform X2, producing MAINHSNNSNCTDLDELMKHYYLPVAYSLIFIVGLVGNVTSISIYLTKLRPWKSSSIILVNLAVTDLLYVLSLPFLVYYYSRWDKWSLCGFMCRVVRVGFHLNLYGSILFLTCLAVFRYVVVIKPLSAAQVQQKRWGIIACSAVWIISAAEITPMLSMISVNDNKKCIDFASTEPVATVRLYGWLLTAFGFLLPLVVVFMCYTGIVKQLANGPRTTSFCRMRARRVTVLILVVFVVCFMPYHVLRVLRIESRYHNVTCPAENIVHAAYIISRPLAGFNTFFNLVLYTLSGDTFRRAFLNAFHWERCLTKTRSLVHLAVISKASRDKSAT from the coding sequence ATGGCCATCAACCATTCCAACAATTCCAACTGTACCGATTTGGATGAACTGATGAAACACTACTACCTGCCTGTGGCTTATAGTCTCATCTTCATTGTGGGCTTGGTTGGAAATGTAACATCTATCAGCATTTACTTGACAAAGCTGCGTCCCTGgaagagcagcagcatcatCTTGGTCAACCTGGCGGTGACCGATCTTCTCTACGTCCTCAGCCTGCCGTTCCTGGTCTACTACTACAGCAGATGGGATAAGTGGTCTCTCTGCGGATTCATGTGCCGTGTCGTGCGCGTTGGGTTTCATTTGAACCTTTATGGGAGCATCCTCTTTCTAACATGTCTGGCAGTTTTTCGTTATGTAGTGGTGATTAAACCACTGAGTGCAGCACAGGTACAGCAGAAGCGCTGGGGTATAATTGCCTGCTCAGCTGTTTGGATCATCTCTGCCGCTGAAATAACACCCATGTTGAGCATGATATCAGTGAATGATAACAAGAAGTGCATAGACTTTGCAAGTACTGAACCCGTCGCTACTGTGCGGTTGTACGGCTGGCTACTTACTGCGTTTGGATTTCTACTTCCCCTTGTGGTGGTGTTTATGTGTTACACTGGGATAGTAAAACAGCTGGCAAACGGACCACGCACAACAAGTTTCTGTCGGATGCGAGCACGGCGTGTGACTGTACTGATCCTGGTGGTGTTTGTTGTATGTTTTATGCCATATCACGTCCTGCGTGTGTTGCGGATAGAATCAAGATATCATAACGTGACTTGTCCGGCAGAGAACATCGTGCATGCAGCGTATATCATCTCCCGGCCTCTGGCTGgatttaacacatttttcaaCCTGGTGCTCTACACTCTTTCAGGTGATACATTTAGGAGGGCCTTTCTCAACGCTTTCCACTGGGAACGCTGCCTGACCAAAACAAGGTCACTGGTCCACCTGGCCGTCATTAGCAAGGCAAGCAGGGACAAGTCTGCTACATGA
- the LOC113016135 gene encoding 2-oxoglutarate receptor 1 isoform X1: MAINHSNNSNCTDLDELMKHYYLPVAYSLIFIVGLVGNVTSISIYLTKLRPWKSSSIILVNLAVTDLLYVLSLPFLVYYYSRWDKWSLCGFMCRVVRVGFHLNLYGSILFLTCLAVFRYVVVIKPLSAAQVQQKRWGIIACSAVWIISAAEITPMLSMISVNDNKKCIDFASTEPVATVRLYGWLLTAFGFLLPLVVVFMCYTGIVKQLANGPRTTSFCRMRARRVTVLILVVFVVCFMPYHVLRVLRIESRYHNVTCPAENIVHAAYIISRPLAGFNTFFNLVLYTLSGDTFRRAFLNAFHWERCLTKTRSLVHLAVISKVRLGKLCSNPEVKIIKTQCINDSIVKTFVYSFSFSDWKSPEHIYLTYNGFLCLKPQKYLLCSYGPWKRVCISKLFCL; the protein is encoded by the exons ATGGCCATCAACCATTCCAACAATTCCAACTGTACCGATTTGGATGAACTGATGAAACACTACTACCTGCCTGTGGCTTATAGTCTCATCTTCATTGTGGGCTTGGTTGGAAATGTAACATCTATCAGCATTTACTTGACAAAGCTGCGTCCCTGgaagagcagcagcatcatCTTGGTCAACCTGGCGGTGACCGATCTTCTCTACGTCCTCAGCCTGCCGTTCCTGGTCTACTACTACAGCAGATGGGATAAGTGGTCTCTCTGCGGATTCATGTGCCGTGTCGTGCGCGTTGGGTTTCATTTGAACCTTTATGGGAGCATCCTCTTTCTAACATGTCTGGCAGTTTTTCGTTATGTAGTGGTGATTAAACCACTGAGTGCAGCACAGGTACAGCAGAAGCGCTGGGGTATAATTGCCTGCTCAGCTGTTTGGATCATCTCTGCCGCTGAAATAACACCCATGTTGAGCATGATATCAGTGAATGATAACAAGAAGTGCATAGACTTTGCAAGTACTGAACCCGTCGCTACTGTGCGGTTGTACGGCTGGCTACTTACTGCGTTTGGATTTCTACTTCCCCTTGTGGTGGTGTTTATGTGTTACACTGGGATAGTAAAACAGCTGGCAAACGGACCACGCACAACAAGTTTCTGTCGGATGCGAGCACGGCGTGTGACTGTACTGATCCTGGTGGTGTTTGTTGTATGTTTTATGCCATATCACGTCCTGCGTGTGTTGCGGATAGAATCAAGATATCATAACGTGACTTGTCCGGCAGAGAACATCGTGCATGCAGCGTATATCATCTCCCGGCCTCTGGCTGgatttaacacatttttcaaCCTGGTGCTCTACACTCTTTCAGGTGATACATTTAGGAGGGCCTTTCTCAACGCTTTCCACTGGGAACGCTGCCTGACCAAAACAAGGTCACTGGTCCACCTGGCCGTCATTAGCAAG GTTCGTCTTGGGAAACTTTGCAGCAACCCAGAAGTGAAAATAATAAAGACTCAATGTATTAATGACTCAATAGTTAAGACCTTTGTctacagtttttctttctctgactgGAAGTCCCCTGAGCATATTTACCTGACTTACAATGGATTCCTTTGTTTGAAGCCCCAAAAATATTTACTGTGTAGCTATGGACCTTGGAAGAGAGTTTGTATTTCTAAACTCTTTTGTTTGTGA